One Camelus ferus isolate YT-003-E chromosome 27, BCGSAC_Cfer_1.0, whole genome shotgun sequence DNA window includes the following coding sequences:
- the CTXND1 gene encoding cortexin domain-containing 1 → MEEPTPEPVYVDVDKGLTLACFVFLCLFLVVMIIRCAKVIMDPYSAIPTSTWEEQHLDD, encoded by the coding sequence ATGGAGGAGCCCACGCCTGAGCCCGTCTACGTCGACGTGGACAAAGGACTGACGTTGGCCTGCTTcgtcttcctctgcctcttcctcgtCGTGATGATCATCCGCTGCGCCAAGGTCATCATGGACCCCTACAGCGCCATCCCCACGTCCACCTGGGAGGAGCAGCATCTGGACGACTGA